Within the Streptomyces sp. NBC_00335 genome, the region ATTAACGGCGTTAACGCTGGAGGGGTCGTCGGGGCTTGGTCGTGGGGCGGGGCGTTAACGGCGTTAACGGTGTGGGGTGCGTGCCTGGGTCTCGGTGGTGGGGGCGGAGGCATTAACGGCGTTAACGGTGGAGGGGTCGTCGGGGCTTGGTCGTGGGGCGGGGCATTAACGGCGTTAACGGTGTGGAGCGTGCGTCTGGGGCTTGGTGTGGTCGGCTGTGGGTGGAAGGTGTGAGGGCATTGGGTGATGTGGAGCAGTGGGCGGCGCCGTTCCGGTTGGACGTGGCGCAGGCGGAGTTGGACGATCTGGGGCGGCGGCTGGAGCTGGCTCGGTGGCCCGACGAGTTGCCGGGGGCGGGCCGGGCGTACGGGATGCCGCTCGGGGAGCTCCGTGAGCTCGCGGAGTACTGGCGTACCGGCTACGACTGGCGGGCCGCCGAGGCGCGGTTGAACGAATGGCCGCAGTACACCACCGTCATCGACGGGGCACGGGTGCACTTCGCGCACCTGCGGTCGCCCGAGCCGGACGCGACGCCGCTGCTCATGACCCACGGCTGGCCGGGCTCCTTCGTGGAGTTCCAGGAGGTCGCCGGTCCGCTGACGGATCCGCGGGCGCACGGCGGGGATCCGGCCGATGCCTTTCATCTGGTGCTGCCGCACATCCCCGGCTTCGCCCTGTCCGGGCCGACCACCGAACGGGGGTGGGAGTTCAAGCGGGTCGCGCGGGCCTTCGGAACGCTGATGGAGAGGCTCGGGTACGAGGAGTACGGGGTCCAGGGCGGCGACTGGGGCGCCGCCGTCTCGCGGGAGCTGGGGCGGATCCGGCCCGGGAACGTGCGCGGGGTGCACCTGAACCTGCTCCCGGGCGGCGGGGCCACCGCCGAGCCCCGGGCGGAGGAACTGGCCCCGCTGAGCCCGGCCGAGCGGGAGCGCACGCTCGCCTCCTGGGAGCGGTACCGGGTCTGGGCGCGCGAGCGGCAGGGGTACGCCGACATCCAGGCGACCCGGCCGCAGACGCTCGCGTACGCGCTGAACGATTCGCCGGTCGGGCTGCTCGCCTGGATCGGCGAGAAGTTCACGGAGTGGGCGGACCCGCGCTGCCCCGTGGATCGCGATCAGATGCTGACCAACGTGACGTTGTACTGGCTGACCGGGACCGCTGGCTCCGCCGCCCGCATCTACTACGAGCGCGCCCACGCCGACTACCAGGGCGCCGCGCCAGAGGTGTCGAGCACCCCGACCGCGCTCGCCGACTTCCCCCGGGACAACTTCGTGCCGCTGCGGCACATCGCCGCGCGGACCGACCGCATCGTGCGCTGGACCTCGTACGAGAAGGGCGGGCACTTTCCCGCGATGGAGGTTCCGGAGCTGCTGGTGGACGACGTCCGGGCCTTCTTCCGCTCCCTGTGACCCAGGTCTCTTCTGCGTCGTGTCACGTTCCGGGCCGCCCGTCTGTCCCATGGATGACAGTGCGAAGGGCGAGCGGAGATGGAGACGGTCATGAAGGTTCTGCTGGCGGGTGCGAGCGGGGTTCTGGGACAGCGGGCGGTACGGGCCCTGCGCGCGGCCGGACACGAGGTCGCCGGTCTCGGGCGGGGCGCCGGGATGGACGTACGGGCCGACCTGCTCGACCGTGAGGGCCTGCTGCGCGCCGTGGACGGGCTCGGCTTCG harbors:
- a CDS encoding epoxide hydrolase family protein, translated to MGDVEQWAAPFRLDVAQAELDDLGRRLELARWPDELPGAGRAYGMPLGELRELAEYWRTGYDWRAAEARLNEWPQYTTVIDGARVHFAHLRSPEPDATPLLMTHGWPGSFVEFQEVAGPLTDPRAHGGDPADAFHLVLPHIPGFALSGPTTERGWEFKRVARAFGTLMERLGYEEYGVQGGDWGAAVSRELGRIRPGNVRGVHLNLLPGGGATAEPRAEELAPLSPAERERTLASWERYRVWARERQGYADIQATRPQTLAYALNDSPVGLLAWIGEKFTEWADPRCPVDRDQMLTNVTLYWLTGTAGSAARIYYERAHADYQGAAPEVSSTPTALADFPRDNFVPLRHIAARTDRIVRWTSYEKGGHFPAMEVPELLVDDVRAFFRSL